Below is a window of Planococcus rifietoensis DNA.
CTTCTTAACTAAGGCAAAAGCTTGACACAATTTAAACAAAACGATAATATGAAAATATGAATGAATCGCCATTCATATTTTCATATTTTTTTGGGTGGTGACAGGATGGTAAAGAAGGATAAACCGAAATACAAGCAAATCATCGACGCTGCGGTCATCGTTATCGCAGAAAATGGTTACCACCAAGCGCAAGTTTCAAAAATTGCCAAGCAAGCCGGTGTAGCGGACGGTACGATTTATTTGTATTTCAAGAATAAAGAAGACATTCTCATTTCCGTCTTCCAGGAGAAGATGGGCGTGTTCGTCAGTGAATTGGAAAAGATCATCGCGAAAGACGCAAGCGCTGCCGACCAGCTCGGCATGATGATTAACAGCCATTTCAGCTTGCTAGCGAGCGATCTGCACTTGGCGATCGTGACACAGCTAGAACTCCGGCAGTCCAATCATGACATCCGCATGAAAATCAATAATGTCCTGCGGGGGTATTTGAAATTGATGGACCGGATTCTGATCAGCGGCATCGAGTCAGGAGAATTTGATCAAAATATGGATATTCGTTTAGCCCGCCAGATGGTTTTTGGTACAATGGATGAGACCATTACTACCTGGGTGATGAACGATCACAAGTATGATTTGGTCGAACTCGCACCGAAAGTGCAACGCTTATTGCTGAAAGGCATGCAAGCGTAAAGGGAGGGGATGAGCAGGTGGAATTTATCAGCTGGAAAAAAGAAGATGGGGTAGCGATCGCGACAATCAACCGGCCGCCGGCAAATGCATTGTCTCGCGCGCTGATCTTGGAAGTCGATGCACTTCTGGATGAAGTAAAAAACGACTCGGATGTCCGTGCGATTGTCTTGCACGGCGAAGGACGTTTCTTCTCGGCAGGTGCTGACATCAAGGAGTTCACAGAAGTGACTTCAGGGGAAGAATTCTCGAAACTGTCAGCGAGCGGCCAAGCGGTATTCGAACGCGTGGAAACCTTCCACAAGCCGGTCATTGCCGCGATTCACGGCGCAGCGCTAGGCGGAGGTTTGGAGCTTGCCATGAGCTGCCATATGCGTTTTGTCACGGAAAATGCTAAACTGGGATTGCCGGAACTTCAGTTGGGCTTGATTCCTGGATTTGCAGGAACACAGCGTTTGCCTCGTTATGTCGGAGTGGCCAAGGCCGCTGAAATGCTTTTGACGAGCGATCCGATTACGGGCGAAGAAGCAGTGCAGCTCGGTCTTGCCAACCGTTCTTTCGGCGAAGAAGACCTTCTTCCGCAAACGCTTTCAATTGCGAAGAAAATTGCGAAAAAGAGCCCGGTGTCCGTCAAGGCAGCCATCGATATGCTTCAATATTCGAAGCGCGGGGCATTTGAAGAAGGGGTCAAAGCAGAAGCGGATTCGTTCGGTACGGTTTTTGTATCGGAAGACGCGAAGGAAGGCATTGGCGCTTTCCTGGAAAAACGCGAAGCACAATTTAAAGGGAAATAATACTTGGGAGGTTTACGTTCATGAACATTTATGTATTGGTAAAACGTACGTTTGACACAGAAGAAAAGCTGGTTGTCTCCGGTGGCCAAATTCAAGAAGATGGCGCTGAATTCATCATCAACCCATATGACGAGTATGCGATCGAAGAGGCCATCACGGTCCGCGACGCTCACGGCGGCGAAGTGACAGTGGTCACAATCGGCGACGAGGAAGCTGAAAAG
It encodes the following:
- a CDS encoding TetR/AcrR family transcriptional regulator, with translation MVKKDKPKYKQIIDAAVIVIAENGYHQAQVSKIAKQAGVADGTIYLYFKNKEDILISVFQEKMGVFVSELEKIIAKDASAADQLGMMINSHFSLLASDLHLAIVTQLELRQSNHDIRMKINNVLRGYLKLMDRILISGIESGEFDQNMDIRLARQMVFGTMDETITTWVMNDHKYDLVELAPKVQRLLLKGMQA
- a CDS encoding enoyl-CoA hydratase yields the protein MEFISWKKEDGVAIATINRPPANALSRALILEVDALLDEVKNDSDVRAIVLHGEGRFFSAGADIKEFTEVTSGEEFSKLSASGQAVFERVETFHKPVIAAIHGAALGGGLELAMSCHMRFVTENAKLGLPELQLGLIPGFAGTQRLPRYVGVAKAAEMLLTSDPITGEEAVQLGLANRSFGEEDLLPQTLSIAKKIAKKSPVSVKAAIDMLQYSKRGAFEEGVKAEADSFGTVFVSEDAKEGIGAFLEKREAQFKGK